One stretch of Campylobacter sp. CCS1377 DNA includes these proteins:
- a CDS encoding acetyl-CoA carboxylase carboxyltransferase subunit alpha, giving the protein MASYLDFEKNIKQIDEDIINAQIKGDFEAVAILQKNLEKEIAKTYKNLSDFGRLQLARHPDRPYALDYINAILTDAYEIHGDRAYRDDPAIVCYAGYLGGKKIIVIGEQKGRGTKEKIARNFGMPHPEGYRKALRVARLAEKFEIPILFLIDTPGAYPGVGAEERGQSEAIATNLYELSDLKTITIAVVIGEGGSGGALAIGVVDKLAMMKNSVFSVISPEGCAAILWNDPTKSEAATKAMKVTADDLKTQGLIDDVIEEPVNGAHRDKDGAAVAIVNYVVKAIEELENTDKRELVANRMQKILKLGAFKEED; this is encoded by the coding sequence ATGGCTTCTTATTTAGATTTTGAAAAAAATATTAAACAAATTGATGAAGATATCATTAATGCTCAAATCAAAGGAGATTTTGAAGCGGTTGCAATTTTGCAGAAAAATTTAGAAAAAGAAATTGCAAAAACTTATAAAAATTTAAGTGATTTTGGGCGTTTGCAACTCGCAAGACATCCAGATCGCCCTTATGCTTTGGATTATATTAATGCAATTTTAACTGATGCTTATGAGATACATGGAGATAGAGCTTATAGAGATGATCCCGCTATAGTTTGTTATGCAGGTTATTTAGGTGGAAAAAAGATTATAGTTATAGGAGAGCAAAAAGGGCGTGGAACCAAGGAGAAAATTGCAAGAAACTTTGGTATGCCTCATCCTGAAGGCTATCGCAAGGCTTTAAGGGTTGCAAGACTTGCCGAAAAATTTGAAATTCCTATCTTGTTTTTAATTGACACTCCAGGTGCTTATCCTGGTGTTGGAGCTGAAGAGCGTGGGCAGAGTGAGGCTATCGCAACAAATTTATATGAACTTAGTGATCTTAAGACCATTACTATTGCAGTTGTTATTGGCGAAGGTGGAAGTGGTGGAGCTTTGGCTATTGGGGTTGTTGATAAGCTCGCTATGATGAAAAACTCTGTTTTTTCTGTCATTTCTCCTGAGGGTTGTGCGGCTATACTTTGGAATGATCCGACAAAAAGTGAAGCTGCAACTAAGGCAATGAAAGTTACAGCTGATGATCTTAAAACTCAAGGTTTGATTGATGATGTGATTGAAGAACCTGTAAATGGAGCTCATAGAGATAAAGATGGAGCAGCGGTGGCTATAGTGAATTATGTTGTTAAAGCTATCGAAGAATTAGAAAATACAGATAAAAGAGAATTGGTTGCCAATAGAATGCAAAAAATTTTAAAACTTGGAGCTTTTAAAGAAGAAGATTAA
- a CDS encoding lipid A biosynthesis lauroyl acyltransferase, whose product MDKNYLYLSLYCILKFCVNFFPDFILNFIAKTIARITFWCNKKHRKIIDTNLQFCFPEKNKKQRDEIALKIYQNFTDFGIDFIKNQNISKEEVLKKVIFENEDFLKQSLESKKPIILITAHYGNWELSSLAYAAKFGAISIVGRALDSKIMDKILSKNRTQFNIELINKFGGLKKMFSCLKNKRTLGILTDQDATDNESMVLNFFGHKVNFIVGASVLAKKTNALIIPSFIYKNENKGYNIKCFKPMDANNHSIEELTLYQAKCCEEMIKFKPDEYFFFHKRFKRFHSQAYD is encoded by the coding sequence ATGGATAAAAATTACTTATACTTAAGTCTTTATTGTATTTTAAAATTCTGTGTGAATTTTTTTCCTGATTTTATTTTAAATTTCATTGCCAAAACCATTGCTAGAATCACCTTTTGGTGCAATAAAAAACACAGAAAAATCATTGATACAAATTTGCAATTTTGCTTCCCTGAAAAAAATAAAAAACAAAGAGATGAAATCGCGTTAAAAATTTATCAAAATTTCACTGATTTTGGCATTGATTTTATTAAAAATCAAAATATCAGTAAAGAAGAAGTATTAAAAAAAGTTATTTTTGAAAACGAAGATTTTCTAAAACAATCTTTAGAAAGCAAAAAACCCATCATTTTAATAACAGCTCATTATGGAAATTGGGAATTAAGCTCTTTGGCCTATGCAGCCAAATTTGGTGCTATTTCCATAGTTGGGAGGGCTTTAGATAGTAAAATTATGGATAAAATTTTAAGCAAAAATCGCACCCAATTTAATATTGAACTCATTAATAAATTTGGTGGATTGAAAAAAATGTTTTCTTGTTTAAAAAATAAAAGAACTTTGGGAATTTTAACCGATCAAGATGCGACGGATAATGAAAGCATGGTGCTTAATTTTTTTGGTCATAAAGTTAATTTTATAGTTGGTGCTAGTGTTCTTGCAAAAAAAACCAATGCCTTAATCATTCCTTCTTTTATCTATAAAAACGAAAATAAGGGTTATAATATCAAATGTTTTAAGCCTATGGACGCGAATAATCATAGTATTGAAGAATTAACTTTATACCAAGCAAAATGCTGCGAAGAAATGATTAAATTTAAACCTGACGAATACTTCTTTTTCCACAAAAGATTTAAAAGATTTCATAGTCAAGCTTATGATTAA
- the waaC gene encoding lipopolysaccharide heptosyltransferase I: MKIAIIRLSALGDIIQTSIVLQFIKKINPKASIDWFVDERFKDLLQNHSLIDHIYALPLKDKKIQKTLALILKARKNHYDMILDFQGLIKSALSARMLGSNIFGYDKVGLKEAFASNFYEYKLDISYNENVFIRYLSLTSFAFNQEFTLQDIKFKNPCFKADEELKEKLSTILKLSENQHNILIHVGSSEENKIYPKEKLAILCKLIIDNYPESKIFLAWGNDKELKFAQDLVAFNLIAQNQISILPKLNLQELIAVTKIMDLIIGNDSGPTHLAFAMNKPSITIFGATPSQRNAFATPINKIIDSGKKIPNAKYLDKSDFCISRIDEEDILKLVKELLNG, translated from the coding sequence ATGAAAATAGCAATTATTCGACTATCTGCTCTAGGCGATATTATACAAACGAGTATAGTTTTACAATTTATAAAAAAAATTAATCCAAAAGCTAGCATTGACTGGTTTGTTGACGAAAGATTTAAAGATTTATTGCAAAATCATTCTCTTATCGATCATATTTACGCTTTACCTTTGAAAGATAAAAAAATTCAAAAAACTTTAGCTTTGATTTTAAAAGCACGAAAAAACCATTATGATATGATCTTAGATTTTCAAGGGCTTATCAAATCAGCACTTAGTGCAAGAATGCTTGGTTCAAATATCTTTGGATATGATAAAGTAGGTCTTAAAGAAGCATTCGCAAGCAATTTTTATGAATATAAACTAGATATTAGCTATAATGAAAATGTTTTTATCCGCTATCTTTCTTTAACTTCTTTTGCCTTTAATCAAGAATTTACTCTACAAGATATCAAATTTAAAAACCCTTGTTTTAAAGCAGATGAGGAACTTAAAGAAAAACTTTCAACAATACTAAAGCTTTCAGAAAATCAACATAACATTCTTATCCATGTGGGTTCAAGCGAGGAAAATAAAATTTATCCTAAAGAAAAATTAGCCATACTTTGCAAACTCATTATTGATAATTATCCCGAGTCAAAAATTTTCTTAGCTTGGGGCAATGATAAAGAATTAAAATTTGCACAAGATCTTGTTGCTTTTAATCTTATTGCACAAAATCAAATTTCTATCTTGCCAAAACTCAATTTACAGGAATTAATAGCTGTTACAAAAATAATGGATCTTATTATTGGCAATGATAGTGGTCCTACTCATCTAGCCTTTGCTATGAATAAGCCGTCAATTACCATTTTTGGTGCAACTCCAAGCCAACGCAATGCTTTTGCAACACCCATCAATAAAATCATTGATTCTGGTAAAAAAATCCCCAATGCTAAATATCTTGATAAAAGTGATTTTTGCATTTCGCGTATTGATGAAGAAGATATCTTAAAGCTTGTTAAGGAACTTTTAAATGGATAA
- a CDS encoding 3'-5' exonuclease: protein MAKNEGYICVFDCESIPDTELIRKNLAFEGSDLEVSLKALEWQKEQSGNEFLPLPFHKIVSICAVVSDSFGRFIKVNKIDGDDEESMIRNFFNFIEKQPKLVSFNGKNYDMPVLVLRALKYNIKASTYLDTISDKWNNYKTRFSELKHCDLFESLGGTRGLRLDLICSMAGLPGKYEVHGDEVMTLFYNKEYEKIHEYCESDVLNTYMLYLKYELIKGNLCESDYVDFLNLMVEYLKKEKKHRNYVEIFSTCAQNEIEKFILKKDD from the coding sequence ATGGCAAAAAATGAAGGATATATTTGTGTGTTTGATTGTGAAAGCATTCCTGATACTGAACTCATTAGAAAAAATTTAGCTTTTGAAGGTAGTGATTTAGAAGTAAGTTTAAAGGCGCTTGAGTGGCAAAAAGAACAAAGCGGAAATGAATTTTTACCTTTGCCTTTTCATAAAATTGTCAGCATCTGTGCTGTTGTGAGTGATAGTTTTGGCAGGTTTATTAAGGTGAATAAAATTGATGGCGATGATGAAGAGAGCATGATAAGGAATTTTTTCAATTTCATCGAAAAACAACCCAAGCTTGTAAGCTTTAATGGTAAAAATTATGATATGCCTGTTTTGGTTTTAAGGGCATTAAAATACAATATTAAGGCAAGCACCTATCTTGATACAATAAGCGATAAATGGAATAATTACAAAACGCGTTTTTCAGAGCTTAAGCATTGTGATTTGTTTGAATCTTTGGGCGGTACAAGGGGTTTAAGGCTTGATTTGATTTGTTCTATGGCAGGGCTTCCTGGGAAGTATGAAGTGCATGGCGATGAAGTGATGACTTTATTTTATAATAAAGAGTATGAAAAAATTCATGAATACTGCGAAAGTGATGTTTTAAATACTTATATGCTGTATTTAAAATATGAATTAATTAAGGGAAATTTATGTGAAAGTGATTATGTGGATTTTTTAAATTTAATGGTTGAATATTTAAAAAAGGAAAAAAAACACAGAAATTATGTCGAGATTTTCTCTACTTGTGCTCAAAATGAGATTGAGAAATTTATTTTAAAGAAAGATGATTAA
- the galE gene encoding UDP-glucose 4-epimerase GalE, which yields MKILISGGAGYIGSHTLKQFLETNHEICVLDNLSKGSKIALDDLQKIKKFKFFEQDLSDFMGVKEIFKQEKFDAVVHFAASIEVPESMQNPLKYYMNNTVNTTNLIQTCIENNTNNFIFSSTAATYGEPQNSVVNENSSLAPINPYGMSKLMSEKVLKDANMAHPEFKYCILRYFNVAGACNTYPIGQRYPKATLLIKVAAECAAGKRDKLFIFGDDYNTKDGTCIRDYIHVDDISSAHLAGLEYLQNNQSDIFNVGYGHGFSVKEVIETMKKVSGVDFKVELAPRRAGDPSVLISDASKIRSKTSWKPKYDDLELICKSAYEWEKQC from the coding sequence ATGAAAATTTTAATTTCAGGCGGAGCAGGTTATATAGGCTCGCATACCTTAAAACAATTTTTAGAAACAAATCATGAAATTTGTGTTTTGGATAATTTATCTAAGGGTTCTAAAATCGCATTAGATGATTTGCAAAAAATAAAGAAATTTAAATTTTTCGAACAAGATTTAAGTGATTTTATGGGTGTTAAAGAAATTTTTAAGCAAGAAAAATTTGATGCTGTTGTGCATTTTGCAGCAAGCATTGAAGTGCCTGAAAGTATGCAAAATCCTTTGAAATATTATATGAATAACACTGTTAATACTACAAATTTAATTCAAACTTGTATAGAAAATAATACTAATAATTTCATCTTTTCTTCTACTGCGGCCACTTATGGCGAGCCACAGAATTCTGTTGTGAATGAAAATAGTTCTTTAGCGCCGATCAATCCTTATGGTATGAGTAAATTGATGAGTGAAAAAGTTTTAAAAGATGCTAATATGGCACATCCTGAATTTAAGTATTGTATTTTAAGATATTTTAATGTCGCAGGAGCTTGCAATACTTATCCTATTGGCCAACGCTATCCTAAGGCGACTTTACTCATTAAAGTAGCTGCTGAGTGTGCTGCAGGCAAAAGGGATAAATTGTTTATTTTTGGCGATGATTATAATACTAAAGATGGCACTTGTATTAGAGATTATATCCATGTTGATGATATTTCGAGTGCGCATTTAGCAGGGCTTGAATATTTACAAAATAATCAAAGCGATATTTTTAATGTCGGTTATGGTCATGGTTTTAGCGTTAAAGAAGTGATAGAAACGATGAAAAAAGTTAGCGGGGTAGATTTTAAGGTTGAGCTTGCTCCGCGTCGCGCAGGAGATCCATCGGTACTTATTTCTGATGCTTCGAAAATAAGATCTAAAACTTCGTGGAAACCAAAATACGATGATTTGGAATTAATTTGTAAAAGTGCCTATGAGTGGGAGAAGCAGTGCTAA
- a CDS encoding ABC transporter ATP-binding protein, with product MLKKLFFILSKKDKKFLFFLLLFSILISFMESFAISLVMPFVSIASDFSLFEKNQYLKAFYSHFNVPIYEFVVYFGFALIVFYIFRALLNAYYFHLLAKFSKGRYHTIAHKVFAKFLHFDYEKFTQKNHSDLLKTITQEAYNLSTMIASFLLMMSEIFVILLIYSLMLLIDYKITLFLSIFLGLNGFILVKVLSPMIKKAGKKREEAMRNFFEILATNLNNFKLIKLKTKEDGVLKLFENQSMDFSRANITNESVNAMPRIYLEGVGFCVLVFIVVFLVLKTKSDISSILAMISMFVLALYRLMPSANRIINAYHDLLYYRNSLDIIYDVLKEKEEHLGNENIEFKKHIKLKNLSFAYEGKPNLLKDINLEIKKGEKIAFIGESGCGKSTLVDLIIGLLNPNSGEILIDDKKLNSNTFKKYRQKIGYIPQNIYLFNDSIAKNITFGDEVDEKLMQKVILQANLDKFINNLPHKAQTKVGDGGNNLSGGQKQRIAIARALYLSPEILVLDEATSALDTQSEEKIMDEIYKISKDKTVIIIAHRLSTITKCDKIYKIEHGKLTLEQGLL from the coding sequence GTGCTAAAAAAATTATTTTTTATTTTAAGTAAAAAAGATAAGAAATTTTTATTTTTTTTATTGCTTTTTTCTATACTTATTTCTTTTATGGAAAGCTTTGCGATCTCTTTAGTTATGCCTTTTGTGTCCATAGCAAGTGATTTTTCCTTGTTTGAAAAAAATCAGTATTTAAAAGCTTTTTATTCTCATTTTAATGTGCCAATTTATGAATTTGTGGTGTATTTTGGCTTCGCTTTAATTGTTTTTTATATTTTTAGAGCTTTGTTGAATGCTTATTATTTTCATTTATTGGCTAAATTTTCTAAGGGTAGATATCATACTATTGCTCATAAGGTTTTTGCTAAATTTTTGCATTTTGATTATGAAAAATTCACACAAAAAAATCATTCTGATCTCTTAAAAACCATCACTCAAGAAGCGTATAATTTAAGCACGATGATAGCATCGTTTTTGCTTATGATGAGTGAAATTTTTGTGATTTTATTGATCTATAGTTTAATGCTTTTGATTGATTATAAAATCACTTTATTTTTAAGCATTTTTTTGGGTTTAAATGGTTTTATTTTAGTAAAAGTGCTTTCTCCTATGATTAAAAAAGCAGGTAAAAAACGCGAAGAGGCTATGAGAAATTTTTTTGAAATTTTAGCAACAAATTTAAATAATTTTAAATTAATCAAATTAAAAACCAAAGAAGATGGGGTATTAAAACTCTTTGAAAATCAAAGTATGGATTTTTCAAGGGCAAATATTACCAATGAAAGTGTTAATGCTATGCCTAGAATTTATCTTGAAGGCGTGGGTTTTTGTGTTTTGGTGTTTATTGTTGTGTTTTTGGTTTTAAAGACTAAGAGTGATATTTCAAGTATTTTGGCTATGATTTCTATGTTTGTTCTAGCACTTTATCGTTTGATGCCAAGTGCAAATCGCATCATTAATGCTTATCATGACTTGTTATATTATAGGAATTCACTTGATATAATTTATGATGTTTTAAAAGAGAAAGAAGAGCATTTAGGTAATGAAAATATAGAATTTAAAAAGCATATTAAATTAAAAAATCTTTCTTTTGCTTATGAGGGTAAGCCAAATTTATTAAAAGATATTAATTTAGAGATAAAAAAAGGAGAAAAAATAGCTTTCATTGGCGAGAGTGGTTGTGGGAAAAGTACTTTGGTTGATTTAATCATTGGGCTTTTAAATCCAAATTCGGGAGAAATTTTAATTGATGATAAAAAATTAAATTCTAACACCTTTAAAAAATATCGCCAAAAAATAGGTTATATTCCGCAAAATATTTATCTTTTCAATGATAGCATTGCTAAAAATATCACTTTTGGTGATGAAGTAGATGAGAAATTAATGCAAAAGGTTATTTTGCAAGCTAATTTAGACAAATTTATAAACAATTTACCCCACAAAGCGCAGACAAAAGTTGGCGATGGGGGAAATAATCTAAGCGGAGGACAAAAGCAACGCATTGCTATTGCAAGAGCTCTCTATCTAAGTCCTGAAATTTTAGTTCTTGATGAAGCCACTTCTGCGCTTGATACTCAAAGTGAAGAAAAAATTATGGATGAAATTTATAAAATTTCAAAAGATAAAACCGTAATTATCATTGCGCACCGACTTTCTACCATAACAAAATGCGATAAAATTTATAAGATAGAGCATGGAAAATTAACGCTAGAGCAGGGTTTGTTATGA
- a CDS encoding glycosyltransferase has translation MKITFIISTLNSGGAERVLVTLANEFCKNHEVKIIKFNQEKSFYPLNESVEVKSLPYFKNQNLKDRILARIYRFFALRKAMLEDNADIFISFLDTTNIACIFAKWGIKTPLIISEHSHQSYLKSKIWRFLRRISFGYCNALCVLGSSDKKYYEKFVKNVKVLLNPCHFTLSDKTDIKKEKIVIFVGRLDENKNASMFIRAVKNLNLELRQKYRFCIAGEGVLRQNLENEAKIAGVNIEFLGRVEDMKSLYQRAEILCLCSFVEGLPTVLIESLFFDVLRISTDYTDGARDLIADEKDGFIVPKNDDLALSQSLTRVMENKNLREKILANASKKCKEFDTGFIASQWLDLIEEVRK, from the coding sequence ATGAAAATTACTTTTATCATTTCAACTTTAAATTCGGGAGGAGCTGAAAGGGTTTTGGTTACTTTAGCAAATGAATTTTGCAAAAATCATGAAGTTAAAATTATTAAATTCAATCAAGAAAAATCTTTCTATCCTTTAAATGAAAGCGTAGAAGTAAAATCTCTACCTTATTTTAAAAACCAAAATTTAAAGGATAGAATTTTGGCTAGAATTTATAGGTTTTTCGCCCTAAGAAAAGCAATGTTAGAAGATAATGCAGATATTTTTATTTCTTTTTTGGATACGACAAATATTGCTTGTATTTTTGCAAAATGGGGTATAAAAACCCCTTTGATTATCAGCGAGCATAGTCATCAAAGTTATTTAAAGTCTAAAATTTGGCGTTTTTTAAGAAGAATAAGCTTTGGGTATTGCAATGCTTTGTGTGTTTTGGGAAGTAGTGATAAAAAATATTATGAAAAATTTGTTAAAAATGTAAAAGTTCTTTTAAATCCTTGTCATTTTACTTTGAGTGATAAAACGGATATAAAAAAGGAAAAAATTGTTATTTTTGTGGGAAGATTAGATGAGAATAAAAATGCCTCCATGTTTATTAGAGCGGTGAAGAATTTGAATTTAGAGCTTAGGCAAAAATATCGTTTTTGCATTGCAGGAGAGGGTGTTTTAAGGCAAAATTTGGAAAATGAAGCAAAAATTGCTGGTGTGAATATAGAATTTTTAGGGCGTGTTGAGGATATGAAAAGTCTTTATCAAAGAGCTGAAATTCTTTGTCTTTGTTCTTTTGTGGAAGGTTTGCCTACAGTTTTGATAGAAAGTTTGTTTTTTGATGTATTAAGAATTAGTACAGATTATACGGATGGGGCAAGAGATTTAATTGCTGATGAAAAAGATGGTTTTATCGTGCCCAAAAATGATGATTTAGCTTTAAGTCAAAGCCTAACTCGTGTAATGGAAAATAAAAATTTAAGAGAAAAAATACTTGCAAATGCTAGTAAAAAATGCAAAGAATTTGATACTGGTTTTATAGCCAGTCAATGGCTAGATCTCATTGAAGAGGTTAGAAAATGA
- a CDS encoding glycosyltransferase family 2 protein → MSVFLSVIIPTFNRANLLKKAIKSVQNQDFKDLEIIISDDHSKDESAKLVQELQKEDARIRYVLNTKYKQGPNGNKNNGLDEARGEFVMILDDDDELLPYTLDILIEKLKSGYDHVFGNCLIEENSKLSDKFSGRGLEKDCEVSKKDFLMAKFSGEFLSVFRKSLLKNHRFNENFYGNEATLWVHLYESKSFYIHKAFRIYRINRDDSVTKAASKNAFRVYLGYLELAKILEKELQISKDNDYKSQCAMYYKMAAYYAKLAKEFKKMYFCLFKSLKIKFNTPALILLALSIVPNSLIIFLSKIRVRLACKN, encoded by the coding sequence ATGAGTGTGTTTTTAAGCGTTATTATCCCTACTTTTAATCGTGCGAATTTATTAAAAAAAGCTATAAAAAGTGTGCAAAATCAAGATTTTAAAGACCTAGAAATTATAATAAGTGATGATCATTCTAAAGATGAAAGCGCTAAACTTGTGCAAGAATTGCAAAAAGAAGATGCACGCATTAGGTATGTTTTAAATACAAAATACAAGCAAGGTCCTAATGGCAACAAAAACAACGGTCTTGATGAGGCTAGGGGCGAATTTGTTATGATTTTAGATGATGATGATGAACTTTTGCCATATACACTTGATATTTTAATTGAAAAGTTAAAATCAGGATACGATCATGTTTTTGGCAATTGTTTGATTGAAGAGAATTCAAAACTTAGTGATAAATTTAGCGGAAGGGGTCTTGAAAAAGATTGCGAAGTAAGCAAAAAAGACTTTTTGATGGCAAAGTTTAGTGGGGAATTTTTATCTGTTTTTAGAAAGTCTTTGCTTAAAAATCATCGTTTTAATGAAAATTTTTATGGCAATGAAGCCACTCTTTGGGTACATTTATATGAGAGCAAAAGTTTTTATATTCATAAGGCTTTTAGAATTTATAGGATTAACCGCGATGATAGTGTAACAAAAGCTGCATCAAAAAATGCTTTTAGGGTTTATCTTGGTTATTTAGAACTGGCTAAAATTTTAGAAAAAGAACTTCAAATTTCTAAAGATAATGACTATAAAAGCCAATGTGCGATGTATTATAAAATGGCTGCTTATTATGCAAAATTGGCAAAAGAATTTAAGAAAATGTATTTTTGCTTGTTTAAAAGCTTAAAAATCAAATTCAATACCCCTGCTTTGATTCTTTTAGCATTAAGCATAGTGCCAAATAGCTTAATTATTTTTTTATCAAAAATTAGAGTGAGATTAGCATGCAAAAATTAG
- a CDS encoding glycosyltransferase, with the protein MQKLAIFIYSLGSGGAERVVATLLPILSLKFEVHVILMNDKISYEIPECNIHFLEHSHPSENPIFKFLKLPFLALKYKKLCKNLNIDTEFVFLNRPNYIALMARIFGNKTRLVINECTTPSVMYAKNNFNSLVNKFLITLLYPKADLILPNSKGNLEDLVKNFKIDVNKCEILYNAIDLENIEQKSLEEIGLKDRFILSVGRLDKGKNHALLIRAYARLKTDIKLVILGEGVLKNELENLIKELNLEEKVLLLGFDNNPYKYMSKCEFFAFASVFEGFSNVLIESLACGCAVVCTDHKSGARELFGNDEFGFLVEVDDENSMFKGLKIMLEDENLRKAYKQKAKTRALDFDKVKIARDALKYLLG; encoded by the coding sequence ATGCAAAAATTAGCGATTTTTATTTATTCTTTGGGAAGTGGTGGTGCTGAAAGGGTTGTGGCGACTTTATTGCCTATTTTGAGTTTAAAATTTGAAGTGCATGTGATTTTAATGAATGATAAAATTTCTTATGAAATTCCTGAGTGTAATATCCATTTTTTAGAGCATTCACACCCAAGTGAAAATCCTATTTTTAAATTTTTAAAACTGCCTTTTTTGGCTTTAAAATACAAAAAACTTTGTAAAAATTTAAACATTGACACTGAATTTGTTTTTCTAAATCGTCCCAATTATATCGCTTTAATGGCAAGAATTTTTGGTAACAAAACTCGTCTTGTGATCAATGAATGCACTACTCCAAGCGTGATGTATGCAAAAAATAATTTTAATTCTTTGGTGAATAAATTTTTAATAACTTTACTTTATCCAAAGGCAGATCTGATTTTGCCAAATTCTAAGGGAAATTTGGAAGATTTAGTTAAAAATTTTAAAATCGATGTAAACAAATGCGAAATTTTATATAATGCCATTGATTTAGAAAATATAGAACAAAAATCCTTAGAAGAAATCGGCTTAAAAGATAGATTTATCTTAAGTGTGGGTAGGCTTGATAAGGGCAAAAATCATGCTTTGTTAATCCGTGCTTATGCAAGATTAAAAACCGATATAAAACTTGTGATTTTGGGTGAAGGCGTGCTTAAAAATGAGTTGGAAAATTTAATTAAAGAATTAAATTTGGAAGAAAAGGTTTTGCTTTTAGGTTTTGATAATAATCCTTATAAATATATGAGCAAGTGCGAATTTTTTGCTTTTGCCTCTGTTTTTGAAGGCTTTTCAAATGTTTTAATCGAAAGTCTTGCTTGTGGTTGTGCTGTGGTTTGCACTGACCATAAAAGTGGAGCAAGAGAGCTTTTTGGCAATGATGAATTTGGGTTTTTGGTTGAAGTTGATGATGAAAATTCTATGTTTAAAGGTTTAAAAATCATGCTTGAAGATGAGAATTTAAGAAAAGCTTATAAACAAAAGGCTAAAACTAGAGCGCTTGATTTTGATAAAGTTAAAATCGCACGCGATGCTTTAAAATATTTATTAGGATAA